A single window of Aythya fuligula isolate bAytFul2 chromosome Z, bAytFul2.pri, whole genome shotgun sequence DNA harbors:
- the ATP6AP1L gene encoding V-type proton ATPase subunit S1-like protein gives MERNAAVSFLLLLLCGGLSVSVVADGSSRVFSDQDTLQSTGRRYDGGVKPKFIVNQVAVTQVVSYNLSRKEQLERASWRPFTPSHHSPLNVTVNGTPCILFWAKRIMIKFENHTQLDLTEKTFGVHATVDVGDSNCSEDNAMLSLKFGDIGNLKGLVIRFLLTTSYYELSVQNWFSLHRLQLLYNHSVLATFNATRIYAPASYSFHCEHVSSLQRYDALLIPSSANDVSKLWEVTFIDFQIQGFNIQEGHFAYAKDCASFFSPAILMGLVMSLILLLVLAYALHMLIHLKSLDRHYECKASPAYFAQMKDNDMGDEKEPLRSSGNESYELRNQQFSKIYI, from the exons ttcaCGTGTGTTTTCAGACCAAGATACTCTGCAGAGTACTG GTCGACGCTACGATGGTGGTGTGAAGCCAAAATTTATCGTAAATCAAGTAGCAGTTACACAG GTTGTCAGCTACAACTTGAGCAGGAAAGAACAGCTAGAAAGAGCATCCTGGAGGCCGTTCACCCCCAGCCACCACAGCCCTCTCAACGTCACGGTTAACGGCACACCCTGCATTCTCTTCTGGGCCAAGAGGATCATGATTAAGTTTGAAAACCACACGCAGCTGGATTTGACTGAGAAGACGTTTGGTGTCCATGCAACAGTGGATGTTGGAGATTCAAACTGCAGTGAAGACAATGCGAT GCTTTCTCTGAAGTTTGGAGACATTGGCAATCTAAAGGGACTTGTTATTAG ATTCTTACTAACAACCAGCTATTACGAGCTGTCTGTTCAGAACTGGTTCAGCTTACACAGACTGCAGCTTCTTTACAACCACTCCGTACTGGCGACATTTAATGCAACAAGAATATATGCACCGGCGAGTTACTCCTTCCACTGTGAACATGTGAGCAGCTTGCAGAGATATGATGCCCTCCTGATACCCAGCTCTGCAAATGATGTTTCAAAGCTTTGGGAAGTCACTTTTATTGATTTCCAG ATTCAAGGCTTTAACATTCAAGAAGGACATTTTGCCTATGCAAAAGATTGtgcatcttttttctctccagcaaTACTTATGGGATTGGTTATGTCACTGATTCTGCTGCTGGTTCTTGCCTATGCTCTTCATATGTTGATCCACCTCAAGTCTCTTGACAGGCACTATGAATGCAAAGCTTCTCCTGCCTATTTTGCACAAATGAAAGACAATGACATGGGGGATGAGAAAGAGCCACTGAGAAGCAGTGGAAATGAATCCTATGAACTTAGAAACCAACAGTTCTCTAAAATCTATATTTAG